Genomic DNA from Thermus amyloliquefaciens:
CGCCCGAGCGGGGGAGAGGTGTCCCTAAAGCCCAAAATAGGCCCGGGCGGCCTCCACGTCCTGGGCGATCTGGGTCCTGAGGGCCTGAAGGTCCGGGAAGCGCCTTTCCTCCCGCAGGCGCTTCAGGAAGGCGATCTGCATCTCCTCCCCGTAGAGCTCGCCGGCAAAGCCCAGAAGGTGCACCTCCAGCCTCCTTTCCGTGCCGTTTACCGTGGGCCTCGAGCCCACGTTGGCCACACCCTTGTGGCGGCCGAAGGTCCCCTGGGCCTCCACGGCGAATACCCCGGGGGGGAGGACCTTCTTTGGGTGGACGGCCAGGTTGGCGGTGGGAAAGCCCAGCTTCCTCCCCAACTTTTCCCCCTCCACCACCACCCCGTAGGCCCCGTAGGGCCGGCCTAGGAGGTGGCGCGCCTCCTCCACCCGGCCCTCTTGCAAGAGGGTGCGGATGCGGCTGCTTTTCACCGGCTCTCCCCCCAGGGTCAGGAGGGGCACCGTGCGCACCGGGGCCACCCGGGCCAGGTCCTCGGGGCCCCCGCCCCGCCCCTTGCCAAAACGGAAGTCTTCCCCCACATAGATGCGGCTGGCTCCAAGCCGCCTGAGGTCCTCCAAAAACGCCTCCGCCTCCCTCTGGGCGAAGGTCTCGTTGAAGGCCACCGCCAGGATCAACTCCACCCCCAGGGCCCTAAGGGCCTCCACCTTTTCCGTGAGGTCCATCAGGAACCCCTCCCCGCGGGTGAAGACCTTGGTGGGGGGGTCAAAGGTGTAGACCAGAAGGGGCAGGCGCAAGGCTTTGGCCTCGGCCAGGGCCTGGCGGAGGAGGTGCTGGTGGCCCAGGTGCACCCCGTCAAAGGAGCCCACCGCCACCACCTTGGCCCCCTTGGGAACGTCAGCGACCTCGGAGAAAAGCATGGTAGTAAAGCACCCCCACAAGCCCGGTGGCGGAAAACTCCACCTCGCCCCTTTGGTGCATTGCCAAGGCCTTTTCCGGCTCCAGCCAGACCACCTCTATCGCCTCATCCTCATCGGGGGTGGCTTGGGTTGCCCTCAGGTTCTGCGCCAGGAAGACGTGGGTCTTTTCGTCGGTGAAGCCTGGGGAGACGTAGTAGCTGAAAAGGGGCGTGAGGTCCCCCAAAAGGCCCGTTTCCTCGGCCAGCTCCCGCCGGGCAGCTTCCAGGGGGTCCTCTCCCGGCTCTATGAGCCCCGCGGGGATCTCCAGGGGGGCGAGGCCCACCGCCGGACGGTGCTGGCGCACGAAGAGCATCTTCCCCTCCTGGACCGCGATGACCGCCACCGCCGGCTTGTGCTCCACGATCTCGTAACGGCCTTCCAGGGCCAGGCTCAGGATGCGGCCCCGGTACAGGTAGGTGCGGCTCACGTCCCCATGTTAAAGCCAAGGGCCCCGGGGGTGTCCCCCGGGGCCCGCGCAAGGGAATCACTGGAGGGCGTTCAGGGTGGCCAGGAGGACGGAGCGGGTGTAGGTGGGGTTATGTACCCCCTTGGAGCCGTCGTTGACCAAGAGCAGGTAGTTCCAGCTGGCCCGGACGATGGGGTCCTTGGTGGCGAAGACGGGCTGGCCCTTTTCGTCCTTGATGTCCCCCAGCTGGCTGTAGAGCACCGTGCCGTCGGTGAGGGTCATCTTGAAGGCGATCTGCCCGGCGATGGAGAGGATGTCCACCCGGTAGACGGGGGCCTTCACCGGGGTGTTGGGGGTGAACTGGCCGTTTTCCGGGTTGTAGGCCCGCACCGTCTTGATGCGGTCCCGCACTGCCAGCACCCGGGCGTTCACCTTGCTGCGCACGAGGGAGAGGAGGTGTTCGGTGTTCTCCTGGACCATCTCCTTGGTGTACTTGGCCCCGTGGCAGGAGGCGCAGGGGTTCTCCGGGGTCTTGAAGGTATGGCTGGAGTACTCCCCGGTTCCCGCCAGGCTCATGTGGCAGGTGGAGCAGGCGTTCCCGGTGAAGAAGGCGTGGGGGTTGGGCCAGTCCTTGGTGTCGTCCACGAAGAAGGCGTTCTTGCCCAGGATCACGTCCCCTTGGCTCGAGGCGTGGGGGTAGGTGTAGCGGCCCGGATCCTCGGCGTTCCAGGCGATTCGGCCGTTGCGGGAGTTGTGGCAGGCGATGCACAAGGCGGCGTTCCCCACGGCGGTGGCCTTGAAGCCCGAGGGGAGCATGGGGGTGTCGTGGACCAGGCGCAGGTCCCCGTCCTCGTCGTGGCAGGTCTGGCACGTGATGGGCTTGACCTGGTCCTTGGTGAGGCCAAGGCTCTTCAGGTAGTCCACGGTGGCGGGCTTGCCGTCAGGGCCCACCAGGTTGCCGGGGTTGCCCTTCTTGAGCTGCTCCAGCCAGGCCAGAAAGCCCTGCTCGCTGTGGCAGCGGGCGCAGTGGGCGGCGCCCTCGGCCCGGGCCTCCACGGTGGCCACGCTTAGGGTTTTGTCCCCCATGACCCCGTTGTTGTGGGCGCTCTGCTCCCACTCCCTTTGGATGGCCTCCTTGTTGGAGAGGGCCACCATGAGGCCGAGGGCCAGGAGGGCCAGTACGGCTCTTTTCATAAGCAACCTCCTTATTCCCGTTGGACACCCTTGCCAGGGCTGGAGTCAAGGGTAAGATGTCCCGCTAAGCTGGGAGCATGTGGCTAAGCGATGGCCGGAGGAGCCTCCTGGTGGAGGGGGAGCGGATCGCCCGGCTGGAGGCCGGGGCCAGGGGCCTGCGCTTTGAGGCCATCACCCCGGGTCTACAGGACGCCCACGCCCACCCCCTCTACTGGGGGATGGCCCTGCGGGGCCTGGACCTCGCTGGGCTCAAG
This window encodes:
- the ribF gene encoding riboflavin biosynthesis protein RibF codes for the protein MLFSEVADVPKGAKVVAVGSFDGVHLGHQHLLRQALAEAKALRLPLLVYTFDPPTKVFTRGEGFLMDLTEKVEALRALGVELILAVAFNETFAQREAEAFLEDLRRLGASRIYVGEDFRFGKGRGGGPEDLARVAPVRTVPLLTLGGEPVKSSRIRTLLQEGRVEEARHLLGRPYGAYGVVVEGEKLGRKLGFPTANLAVHPKKVLPPGVFAVEAQGTFGRHKGVANVGSRPTVNGTERRLEVHLLGFAGELYGEEMQIAFLKRLREERRFPDLQALRTQIAQDVEAARAYFGL
- a CDS encoding NUDIX domain-containing protein; translated protein: MSRTYLYRGRILSLALEGRYEIVEHKPAVAVIAVQEGKMLFVRQHRPAVGLAPLEIPAGLIEPGEDPLEAARRELAEETGLLGDLTPLFSYYVSPGFTDEKTHVFLAQNLRATQATPDEDEAIEVVWLEPEKALAMHQRGEVEFSATGLVGVLYYHAFLRGR